One Loxodonta africana isolate mLoxAfr1 chromosome 15, mLoxAfr1.hap2, whole genome shotgun sequence genomic window carries:
- the LOC100658047 gene encoding putative olfactory receptor 8G2, whose amino-acid sequence MAAGNHSTVTEFILAGLIEKPELHFSLFLFFLGVYMITVVGNLGMIALIGLSSHLHTPMYYFLSSLSFIDFCYPTAITPKMLVSFVTENTISYPECMTLLYFFAFFIISECPMLAVMAYDRYVAICKPLLYNIIMSYQVCSWLVVEVYMMGLIGAAVHTARMLRVVFCKAKIINHYFCDVFPLLELSCSSTYVNEVVVLCFSLLNFLAPTLTILGSYVSLIASESTPLKAGLKPLALAFPTSWLLQFSMITAPNPLFISPPSQQEGSCEGEESAPSLEELYPQVTLIFTNISLARLSHIVKPICKGG is encoded by the exons ATGGCAGCAGGAAATCACTCCACAGTGACTGAGTTCATTCTTGCTGGACTGATAGAAAAGCCAGAACTCCacttttccctctttcttttcttcctaggagTCTATATGATCACAGTGGTTGGGAATCTGGGCATGATCGCACTGATTGGGCTCAGTTCTCacctgcacacccccatgtactatttccttagcagtttgtccttcattgatttctgctatCCCACTGCCATTACCCCCAAAATGCTGGTGAGCTTTGTGACAGAGAACACCATCTCCTACCCTGAATGTATGACTTTGCtttacttctttgctttttttattatttcagaaTGTCCTATGTTGGCTGTGATGGCGTATGATCGTTATGTTGCCATCTGTAAGCCACTGCTTTACAACATCATCATGTCTTATCAGGTCTGCTCCTGGTTGGTAGTTGAAGTATATATGATGGGCTTGATTGGTGCCGCTGTTCACACAGCTCGCATGCTAAGAGTGGTTTTCTGCAAGGCTAAAATAATCAACCATTACTTCTGTGATGTTTTTCCACTACTGGAGCTCTCCTGCTCCAGCACTTATGTAAATGAAGTGGTAGTTTTGTGCTTCAGTTTACTTAATTTTCTTGCACCAACCTTGACCATCCTTGGCTCCTATGTCTCTCTCATTGCCAGCGAATCCACTCCACTGAAGGCAGGTCTGAAACCTTTAGCACTTGCATTTCCCACATCTTGGCTGTTACAATTTTCTATG ataaCAGCTCCAAATCCATTATTCATTTCACCACCCAGTCAGCAGGAAGGGAGCTGTGAAGGAGAAGAAAGTGCCCCCTCGCTTGAAGAACTCTACCCACAAGTGACACTAATATTCACTAACATCTCTTTGGCTAGACTTAGTCACATTGTCAAACCCATATGCAAGGGTGGCTGA